CCTGTCGAAAAGCGGGTGGAAACATGATGAACGCTGGGGCCGTAAAGTCTCCGCGCCCGCCGGACTGCCAAAGGGTTTGGAAACACGCAAAACCATTTCCGAATGGGCAAAATTGGGCGTGAAACAGGTTGATGGTTCACCGTTGCCGAAATCCGATACCATGATGGCCTCGCTGGTTGTACCAGAAGGTGGAAATGGTGAAGCCTATCTGGCGTACGACAATTACCGCGTGATAATGAAATGGAACCGTTCGATTTATTTCGCAACGTCCGTGGGCCTTCTGGCTGATCTGATCGCCAAGGGCGCGCCGACGCCTCTCAATCAATAATCATCGAAAGTCAAAAGAGTCCGAGGTTCATGAAAAAGTTTTTCCTGCTTGCCGTTGCATCATTGCTCCTGTCCGCCTGTACCGAAATGGAATACGCGTCGCACCTGACGAAGCAGGCGATGGGGCCGGATGGACAATACGCATCAAACAGCGGCGGCAGCATCGGCCAAACCAAACTGCCCGATGGAAAAACGCATGAAGGTCTGTATAAGGTCGGCAAGCCTTATAAGATCGAAGGGCAATGGTATTACCCCAAAGAAACCTACAGCCATGTGGAAACCGGTATTGCGTCCTGGTACGGCCCCGGTTTTGACGGCAAACGGACGGCCAGTGGCGAAATTTTCAACAGTGATGAATTAACCGCCGCCCACCGCACCTTGCAAATGCCTTCACTGGTTCGTGTCACCAACCTTGATAACGGCAAATCCGTTATCGTGCGTGTGAATGACCGTGGCCCGTATAAACGCGGTCGTGTCATCGACCTGTCCAAACGGGCTGCTGACTTGCTGGGCTTCCGCAATTTGGGAACAGCCAAGGTGAAAATTGAATTGTTGCCCGAGGAAAGCCTGGTGGCCGCCAACATGGCGAAGCAGGGGCAAAGCACCAAGGGGATCGAAATGGCCGCGAATAACGGCAAACTTTCGGCCCCGACGGCACAGCGCGGCAGCGTTCAGACAGCGTCCCTCAACAACGACACATCCATCGTTGGCCGTCCGGCCAGTGTTGAAAGCGAAGTTTTACCGCCGGGCCACACCGATGCCACGGGCCGTTATCTGCCTGACCCGATCGTGACCCAAATGCCGGTGACCCGCACCGGAATTTATGTTCAGGCCGGGGCTTTCACTGTGCGTGAAAATGCCGAAAACCTGAAAAACACCCTCGGGTCGCTGGGCTCTGTTTCTGTCCATACGGCGCAGGTGAAGGGCCAGCAATTCTACCGCGTTCGGATTGGCCCTGTGGCTGATGTGACGGCGGCGGACAAAATGCTGAACACCGTGGTTGGCATGGGGCATAACAATGCCCTGATCGTGGTGGACTAAGCGTCCGCCATAATCACAAAAAATCCTTGTAAATCCGGGGTAAACCCGTTGATTTTCGGGCTGTTTCGGGGTCTTATGGGGCCTTGAAACACTCCTCACCCTTCTTCGACCTTTGGGAAGATCACGATGACCAAGATTAAGTCCTTGATTCTGACAGTTTTTATCGCTGTTTTCGCCCTGCCGATGGCCGCCATGGCCCAGCCGGATGACAAGCTGGACAGCGCGTCATCTTTTGATATGCAAAAACTGATGAACCGGGCTATTTCCGGAAATCTGAACGACCAAACCACAGCGAAACAAGCCATTATCATGGATTATGATACGGGCATGGTCCTGATGGAAAAGGATGCGGACGTGCGTATGCCGACCGCGTCGATGAGCAAGACGATGACCCTTCATATGGTGTTCAAGGCGCTGAAAGAGGGCAAGATCGCCCTCGACACCATGCTGCCGGTCAGTGAGAAAGCCTGGAAAATGCAGGGCTCAAAAATGTGGGTCGAGCTGGGTAAAGCCGTATCGGTTGAAGATCTGATCCGCGGTGTGGCCATTCAATCCGGTAACGACGCCACCATCGTTCTGGCCGAAGGTCTGGCCGGGACCGAGGAAGCGTTCGCGACCATGATGAACGAAGAAGCCAAGCGCATGGGCATGATGAACAGCAATTTCACCAACGCCAGCGGCTGGCCCGACCCGAACCATTATTCAACGGCGCGCGATCTGGCCATTCTGGCGGTTGATACCATTCGCAACTATCCAGAATACTATCCGTACTACGCCGAACTGGAATACACCTATCACAACATTCGTCAGGCCAACCGTAACCCGATCCTGACCCAAAATCTGGGTGCTGACGGGATCAAAACGGGGCACACGGAAGAAGCTGGTTATGGCCTGATGGCATCCGCCGTGCGTGATGGCCGCCGCATTGTTCTGGTCATCAACGGTTTGGACAGCATGGCCGCCCGCGCGCAAGAATCGGCCCGCCTGGTCGCTTGGGCACAAAGCACCTTTGAAAACGTATCTTTGTTCAAGGCTGGCGATGTTGTTGAGGAAGCGGAAGTGGTCATGGGCCAAGCGGCGACCGTTCCGCTGGTTGTGGAAGAGAACATTAAAATCACCCTGAAAAAAGCCATGCGCAATGACCTGAAGGTTAGCGTTCTGTACAAGGGCCCGTTGCAGGCTCCGGTGAAAAAGGGTGATGTCGTTGGTGCGCTGAAAATCGAAGCACCGGGCCTGCACCCGTTTGAGGTGCCGTTGGTTGCTGGTGCGGATGTGGCCGAGCTGGGATTGTTTGCCAAGACGATTGAGAAGGCAAAGGTCATGATCGGGCAGAAGAAAGTATCCGTTCCGGCGCAGCCGGATCCGGTCGTGAAAAGCGCCGCTGAACCGGTTGCACAATAACGATCAATGACACGTGGATTGTTCATTACGCTGGAAGGTGGCGAAGGATCGGGAAAATCGACCCAGATCCGCCTTCTGGCTGAACATCTGACATCGCTCGGCCACGACGTTATCACCACACGTGAACCCGGTGGCACACCGGAAGCGGAAAAAATCCGCCATCTTCTGGTTCACCGTGATGGTGGGAATTGGACGCCGATTGCGGAAACCTTCCTGTTGTTCGCCGCGCGGTCCATGCACACGGAAACATTGATTAAGCCTGCGCTGGCCGCCGGTAAAATCGTGATCTCCGATCGCTTTGCGGATTCCACGCGCGCGTACCAGGCCTATGCCGGTGGCTTGCCGCTGGATACGGTCGAACAGATCAACACGCTGGCGCTTGGAAATTTCAAGCCGGATTTGACTCTTATTCTCGACATGCCCGCCGCTGACGGTCTTGCGCGCGCGGGCAAACGTTTGTCGGATGATAATTCCGGCGAAGACCGTTTCGAGAAGAAGGGCATCACCTTCCACGAAAAATTGCGCGACGGGTATCTGGCGATTGCCAAGGCGGAACCGAACCGCTGCATCATCATCAACGCGGCGCAGGACATTCAATCCGTCGCCGCCGCCATTGCATCCTGTGTGACGCAGAAGGTGGCCGCATGATGTTTGATGATTTCGACGATCTGGATGATTTGCAGGACGATGATGGCGCCTCCGCATCGGATGGAGCCGAGGGTATTGAACTGCCCGAACCGCGCCTGAACATGGAATGTTTCGGCCATGATGATATTGAGCGCCAGTTGCTGGAATTATTCAACGCGGGCCGGATGCCGCACGGTTTGGTCTTTGCCGGACCGAAGGGGATTGGTAAGGCCACCTTCGCCTATCGCCTCGCACGCTTCCTGCTGAAACATGGCAAGGCCGATGCGGTTGACGCGGGCCCGTCTTTGTTCGGTGACCCGTTGCCCGCAACACCTGTTGTACATGAAACCATGACTGTGGATGCGGAAGATCAAACCGTTCGGTTGATTGCCTCCGGCGGTCACCCGGATTTGCTCACCATCGAACGCGCGATTGATGAAAAAACCGGCGCGCGCAAAGAAGGCGTCAGCGTTGATGACGCACGCAAGGTGACACCGTTCCTGCGCATGACGGCCTCCATGGGGGGCTGGCGCGTGGTTATTCTGGACGATGCGGATACAATGAACCGCAACAGCCAGAACGCCATCCTGAAAATTCTGGAAGAGCCGCCATCAAACACCGTTCTGATTTTGATTGCACACCGTCCGGGTGCCTTGATCCCGACCATCCGGTCGCGGACGCGCTTTATTGAATTTAATACGCTGGATGACGCTCTGATGGCGCGTCTGCTGACCCGCGTGAAACCGGATATTCGCAGTGATGAATGCGACGTTCTGTGCGCCATTGCCCAAGGCTCTATCGGTCAGGCTCTCAACCTGATGGATGAGGAGGGGTTGAAGGCGATGGACCGTCTGGTCGCTGTCCTGCAAAACTGGCCCAATCTAGATTGGAAAGACATTCATCATGTCGCCGATTATTTCGGGCAAAAAGGACAGGAAAACGCGCAGCAGAGTTTTCAGGATATCCTGCTGTGGATCGTCTCCACGATGGTCAAAGCCCGCGCGCGCGGCGTAAAGGGCGAGGGCGGCTTGCCCCGCGCATTATCCGCGCCCGTCTTTGGCCAGATTTTACGCCATTACAATGTTGAACAATGGGTCGGTATTTACGACGCACTGCTCAATCATTTCGCAACTGTTAAATACGGGACGCTGGACCGCCGCTATGCGGCGTTTGGCGCCTTCTCAATCCTCTCCGGAGCTGAACAAAAATGAGCAAGAATTTTTACATCACCACCGCCATCGCCTACGCTAACGGCGCGCCGCATTTGGGCCATGCCTATGAAGCGATTTTGACCGACGTTATGGCGCGGTTTAAACGACTGGATGGGTACAACACGTTCTTCATGACCGGCATGGACGAACACGGGGAAAAGGTTGCAACAACGGCCGAGAAAAACGGTATGTCCCCACGCGCCTTCACCGATACGATCGCCGAAAAATTCACGGCCTTGGATGATCGGATGAATGTATCCTATGACCGATTTATCCGCACGACAGAAGAAGCCCATTACAAAGCGTCCCAAACATTGTGGGAAGAAATTGCCAAGAATGGCGATATCTACGTCGATGCCTATGCCGGATGGTATTCCGTGCGGGACGAGGCCTATTTTGGCGAAGATGAATTGACCACGGATGGTTCCGGCAAGAAATTCGCGCCTTCTGGTGCAGAAGTTGTGTGGAAAGAAGAGCCAAGCTACTTCTTCCGCCTGTCCGCCTATACGCAGAAATTGCTGGATCTGTATGAACAACACCCCGATTTCATCGAACCGGCCAGCCGCCGCAATGAAATTCTGGCGTTTGTGAAACAGGAAGGGGGACTGAAAGACCTCTCCATCTCCCGCACCACATTCGATTGGGGCGTGCCGGTTCCGAATGATCCGAAACACGTCATGTATGTGTGGTTGGACGCGCTGACCAATTACATCACGGGTATTGGTTATCCCGACACGAACAGCGAAAATTACAAAAACTTCTGGCCCGCCGACGTGCATGTGATCGGCAAGGACATCACGCGATTCCACGCCATTTACTGGCCCGCGTTTTTGATGGCCGCCAAACTGCCGTTGCCGAAGAAAATTTTCGCGCATGGGTTCATCAATATTGATGGCCAGAAAATGTCCAAATCACTGGGCAACGTCGTATCGCCGGGTGAATTGCTGGATATGTATGGCGTTGATCAAACCCGCTATTTCCTGATGCGCGAAATTCCGCACGGGCAAGACGGGAATTTCAGCCATGAACAGGCCGTCCTGCGCATCAACAGCGATCTGGCCAACTCCCTTGGCAACCTCGCGCAACGCACGCTGTCCCAGATTGCCAAGAACTGTGGTGGTGCCGTTCCTGCGCCCGGCCCATTGACGGATGAAGACCGCGCCTTACTTGAATCGGCACAGGCGAAGATGATTGAATCCGTCCGCGACGAATTTGAAAAATTCCACATCCACCGCGCGATCGAGGACATCATGCGTGTGGCCTATGACGCCAACGCCTATATCGACAAACAGGCCCCATGGGCGTTGAAGAAAACGGACGTTCCGCGCATGGAAACGGTTTTGTATGTGTTGGCCGAGGTCATTCGGTGCCTGGCCATCATCATGCAACCGATTACGCCGGAATCCGCCGCAAAAATGCTGGATCAATTGTCCGTTCCGGCCGACGCACGCGGATTTGATACATTGAACGCCGCCCATGCGATCAAGGCGGGTACGGTATTGCCGACACCGACGGGTGTATTCCCGCGCATGGCCACCGAAACGGAAACTGCAAAACAAGCGAACGCGTAACATGTATATCGACTCCCACTGCCATTTGAATCACAACCGCCTGCTGAATATCGGCGGGCCGGATCAGGTGATTGCAAATGCCAATGCGGCGGGTGTCGATGGCATGCTCAGCATTTGCTGCCGCATTTCCGATGAATTTCCGCAAATTCTGGATCTGGTTTCCGACCGGAAAAACATCTGGTGCACCATCGCCACGCACCCGCACGAAGCCAGCGATCCGGCGGAAAAGGCCGTGACGCAATCCGATCTGGTCGCCATGGCAAAATCGCACCCGAAAATCATCGGTATTGGCGAAAGCGGCCTCGATTACTTCTACGAACACGCCACGCGTGAAGATCAGCAGGACTCATTCCGCAAACATTTGCGCGCCTGCATCGAAACCAACCTTCCTGTGGTTGTTCACGCCCGTGATGCGGATGACGACATTATTCGTATCATTCGGGAAGAGGGGGCGGGGACCAATTTAACCGGTGTCATGCACTGCTTTTCGTCCAGCCGCAAAATGGGTGAAGAGGCGCTGGAATGCGGCTTTTACATCTCATTCTCCGGTATTGTGACATTCAATAAATCCCAAGAACTGCGTGATTTTGCGCGTGATGTTCCGCTGGACCGTATTTTGATTGAAACCGACGCACCATATCTGGCCCCGGAACCGTTCCGCGGAAAAATTAACGAACCCGCATTGGTCGTTCACACAGCACGCGCAGTCGCCGATACGCACAAAATCTCTGCCAAGGATCTGGCCGCCAAATCGCGTGAGAATTTCTTCAGGTTGTTTCCACGCGCACTGGATACATTCATCGCCGACGGTGAAGCTGCATGAGCAGAAAAGTTAAATTAACCATTCTGGGCTGCGGCAATTCGGCGGGTGTGCCGGAAATCGGCAATTACTGGGGCGCATGCGACCCCAATGAACCACGCAACCGCCGCACACGCGCCAGCATCGCATTACAGGACGAAAAAACCACATTCATCGTCGATACCGGCCCGGATTTTCGCGACCAGCTTAACCGCGAAAACATCACGCATGTGGACGGTATTTTTTACACCCATGCGCACAGCGATCATATCGGTGGCATTGATGAATTGCGTGTGTTCAGCAAACGCACAAAATCCATGATTCCGCTGTATGGTGATCAAAAAACCATCGACGAAATCCGCTATCGTTTTGAATACATGTTCAACGACATTGATGATGGCCTGTATCCGGCCGTGTGCAGCACGCACGCATTCCACGACCACGAATACGGCCAGATTAAGCATTTCGGAACCATACCGGCCATTCCGTTTGTGCAGGACCACGGATACCGTGAGTCACTGGGCATCCGCGTTGGCGATCTGGCTTATTCCACGGATATGGTGAATTTGAACGACGCCGCGCTGGAAACGCTTAAAGGCGTTCGGGTCTGGATTGCCGATGCCGCTGGTTACAAAATGCCGAAAAACTATGTCCATGCCACGTTGGAACAGATTTTTAAACTGAACGAAACCATCCGCGCCGAACAAGTCTATATCACGCACATGGCGGCCTTCATGGATTACAAAACATTGTGCGACGAATTGCCATCCGGTTACGCGCCAGCCTATGATGGCCTGACATTGGAAACCACGGTTGATTGATGGTCGTTTAGACGCGGCTTATAAAGAGTAAGAAACGCTTTATAAAACAGATATAAGCACCCTTTTCCCACCCTGTATATTATTTTCCATAATATACATTATCACATCATTATCAGGCGTATTTCTCAAGTCCCCAGCCAGTTCTCATGCATACAAAACGTCCCGCGATTTGTGCTCGCGGGACGTTTGTGCATTTTAAATCCGCGTTCCGTGGATCATTTTACTTCTTCGTCTTCTTGATACTCTCACTGATCATCGCAACAGCATTCGATGTTGTTTGCGAATTTGTTGAGATGTCTTTGACAATGATACTTTGCTCTTCAATCGCACTGGCCACACCCGCAACGTAACCATTCACTGAATCTGCGGATTCAATAATGGCCTGTACGGCATTCGCAACCTGGCCTGATATTTGCTGAACTTTTGAAATTTCCTGGGCAATGTCATCTGTGGCCGATGCCGTTTGCGTAGCCAGATTTTTGACCTCACTGGCCACCACGGAAAACCCTTTCCCGGCTTCTCCTGCGCGTGCGGCCTCGATTGTCGCATTCAGGGCAAGCAAATTTACCTGCTCGGCAATGTCCTTGATCAGGTTTACGATATCTTCCATATCCCGCATGGTTGAAACCAGATTTCCACTGGCTTCGCCGGACGCTTTCACTTTATGCACGATATCTTCCGTAGCCTGTTTAGACCGCGCCATGTTTGTAGATATTTCATTGATTGAATGCGATAATTCCTCTGTCGCACGGGCCACGCTGCCAACATTCACGCCTGTTTGGTCAGTCAAATTGATCATGTCCGTCACGTCGGCGGCATATTTCACGACCTTGAACGGCTTTCCGTTCAGGTCGAACACAGGGTTATAAGATGCCTGAATCCAAACCTCGTCACCGTTCCTTGTTATCCGTTTAAAGACGCGGGCGTCATAATTCCCGGCGCGCAAATTGTTCCAGAAATCTTTGTATTCCGCACTTTCAACCTGTGCTTTATCAACAAAAATTGCGTGATGTTTGCCGCGGATTTCATTCATGCTGTATCCCATAAAATTCAGGAAGATATCGTTAGCATGAATAATCGTTCCATCCATGTTGAAATGAATTACGGCCTGGGATTTATTGATCGCTTCGATCTGGCCTTGGTAATCCGCATTTGCCAGTTTTGCATCTGTAACATCAACGGCAAATTTTACGACTTTGAACGGCTTCCCATGTTCATCTAAAATCGGGTTGTATGTGGCGTTGATCCAAAATTCACGCCCACCTTTCCCAATGCGCTTATATTCGCCAGATTGGTATTCGCCACGTCGTAATGCGTTCCAGAATTCTTTATATTCATGGCTCGCCGCGTATCCTTGTGTGGCAAAAATCGAATGGTGTTTACCCACAATATCCTTTAAGTCGTCGTAGCCAGCGGCCCGCAGAAAATGGTCATTTGCCGCCAGAATTGTTCCATCCATATCAAATTCAATAACCGCCTGCGATTTACGAATAGCCTGCATCTGGCCTCGGAATTCTGCATCGATATGTTTTTGTTTTTCAGCTTGTTCGGCCAATGCCTGTTCGCGCAACAGCCCATCACGCAGAACATTGACGGAGCGTGCCATATCCCCGACTTCGTTACCATAATCAAGATAAGGGACATTGTCTGAAAGCTTCCCTTGCGCCAACAATCTGAGATAACCACACAGGCCGCGCAACGGCCCTCTTAGCGAATTTTGAACAAAGAAGAATGAAAACACCAATGTAAACACAACACCAATGACAGCAGAATTGATCAGCAAGGCTTTCACTTTGCCCCGTACAGATTCAATATGTTCATATGTCTGGATAATATCTGCTTCGTTCTTTGCGGCGAAATCGACTAGTGATTTGTTAAAAGCCTGGCGGTTGCTGCGGTTTTCATCATTGTCGCCATAAACCCGCGCTGCGGGCGCGCCCTCTTCCATCCCCAGGCGCACAATTTCTGTTCTGAATTTGACAAAATCGTCGGCCGATTTTTTCAGTGCGCTGAAAGACCCTTTATCTTCCGGCTTAATAATTTTTTCCCATTCGGATACCGTATCCTGAATAAGGGCCAGATTTTTTGTCAGAGGCTTGGCAAATTTTTCAACTTCGGCAACATCCCGGGCCATGTAAACGCCGCGCGAATCCATTACAACGGCATAAACCAATCCGTTTATCTTTTCGCTATATTGCGCTCTGGCTGATGCGTTCTGAATGCTGGATGTCGCATGTTGATACTGGCTTAACCCGTAATATCCCAAGCCGGCCAGCCCAAGCGCAAGCGCTGACAGGAAGAAAACCAAGCCGAGAATTTTGTGCACGACGGATACATTTTTGAACATGATCATGATGATGACAATCCACACATAGAGTTACGCCATTGTGACAGGATAGAATTCGAACCTTATGCAATCCTTACGATCGATATCTTTTTTATAAAACAAAGCGTTAGGCCGAAAAAAGAGCACACCTTCGACTGGAAAGAAAATTGCCAAAACCCCAATAAGACCATAAAATACAAGCGTTTCTTTACGATTATCGCCTATAGTCAACGAACGATATTTCAGACATGGAAACATGAACAAAAACCGCACCGCCTTGTTTCAGGATTTAATCGCCGCGACCCGCATGGGTCTCGACATGAAGCATGCCGCCGGGGTGGTGTCTGATGATGATGCCCGGATTGCGGGCACGCTCCTTTCCGCTCTGGCGGCTGGCCGGTATCATTTTATTGCCGAAACATGGCACAACAATCATGATGAACATGCTGACCTGGTCACCTATCCGGCAGAGCTTTTGCTGCGCGCTTATACAGCAGAGGGAACGGCGATCAAACCGCTGGAGCCCATCACCATCCTGTCTCAATCCGGGTTGCAATCAAATTTTGATCAGGCCTTGATACTGGCAGGGCTTGATCAGGCGTTAGCCCAGGGATTGAATCCCGTATCCATCAACACATCCGCGCGCAATGTTTCAAACGCCAGTTTTTGGTATGACGTGTGCGATATGCTGTGTGATGATTTCACGCCCGGGGAAATCCACGGCCAATTAACATTGGAGGTCACGGAAGACGATCTGGCCGACAGCCCCTGCCGCGATATTCTTCTGGCCATGAAACGGCAATTCGGATGCACTTTTGCGATCGATGACTTTTACCACGACTATGTTGAGAGCAACGGCCACCACGGCATCGGCAGTCGCGACTGGCTCCGGCTTGATAACCTGCGTGATATTGTCGACTATGTTAAAATTGACGGCGTGACCGTCGAGGCCGCATTGGACCAGCGCAACCCGTTTAATCTCGGGGATCTGGTGGACCGGATCAAACACATTGTTCCGAATGTTAAAATCGTCCTGGAGCGCGTCAAGAATGCGGACCAGGCCCACGCGTTCAACACCGTCAGTGATGCCGTCCAAGGTCTGTACCTGACCCATGACCGCGATGCCTTCCGGCGGGAATTATTCATCGCTGCGCGTAATTTCCCACCGCGTCCGGAAAATCTGTAATTCAATTTTCATATCATAATTGCCAGTTTTATTTCAGCGGCGCTTCTGACATAGTGCCTTCGTGAAACCACCCTACACGAAGGACCGGAACCATGACCGCCCTCCCCCCGCACGACTCCTGCCCGTCGATGAAAGACCTGATCGCCGTCATGGCCAAATTGCGCGACCCCAATGGCGGTTGCCCGTGGGATCTGGTGCAGAATTTTCAAACCATCGCGCCCTACACGATCGAGGAAGCGTATGAAGTGGTCGAGGCGATCAACACCAACGATATGAAATCGCTTCAGGAAGAATTGGGCGATTTGCTGATGCAGGTTGTCTATCACACACAAATGGCGTCCGAGGCCGGGCATTTCACGTTCGAGGACGTTGCCGCCGGTATCACCGCCAAGATGATCCACCGCCACCCGCACGTGTTTGGTGAAGCCAAAGCCGCCGATGCCAAAGACGTTGAAAAGCGCATCTGGGAAGACCAAAAGGACAAGGAAAAAGGCCCGCGCGAAAGCATTCTGGATGATGTTCCACACGCCCTGCCCGCCCTGATGCGCGGTCAGAAACTGGCCAAACGCGCCGCACGTGTCGGGTTTGAATGGCCCGAAGCGGTTCACGTTCTGGACAAGCTGGAAGAAGAAATCGCCGAACTGCGTGAAGCCATGGCCAGCAAAGGCCGGGACGAGATTCAGGATGAGCTGGGCGACATGATGTTCTGCCTGATGAATTTCGGGCGCATGCTGGACCTTGATGCCGAGGAAACATTGCGCAAAACGAATGCAAAATTTGAGCGTCGTTTCAGAGGGATAGAGCGCGATCTTAAAGCAATGAATAAGGAATTTTCTGACACGAATTTGGAAGAAATGGAAGCGCTGTGGCAGGCGCAAAAGCGCATCACGGGGTAAGTTTATTCCGGGTAGTGTGATATGCTTTTTCTACATCAATACAATGACGTATCGCAATTTCTTCATATTCGTCTTTATGGACGGCAATATCAAAAAACTGCAATAAATGACCCGATTCACGGTGCAGTTTTTCGGTGATAAAGGCCTGCTCGGCCCCATCCTGATAGTTATATTTATCGCGATCTTCACCGTCATAATCGGGGTCACAGAAGATGTCTGGGGCCAGCCCCTCGATTAAAACGCCACGCGTCAAATCAGCGCGGCCGGCATTTGGAATAATCCCAACACCGCCCGCCATGTCACTTGATGCCAGAAACACAGGCAATACGGCCGCACCATTTTTTTGATAGAGCGCGCTTAAGGATTCCGCATAACCAAATCCATCACTGCGACACCCCAGCAAATGGTGGGCGCCGATATTCTGCACCATCACATTCACGTGATGACCCTGCATAAAGGCCAGACCACGCTTGGCCATCACCCAGTTGCGCACGG
The window above is part of the Micavibrio aeruginosavorus ARL-13 genome. Proteins encoded here:
- a CDS encoding D-alanyl-D-alanine carboxypeptidase family protein, encoding MTKIKSLILTVFIAVFALPMAAMAQPDDKLDSASSFDMQKLMNRAISGNLNDQTTAKQAIIMDYDTGMVLMEKDADVRMPTASMSKTMTLHMVFKALKEGKIALDTMLPVSEKAWKMQGSKMWVELGKAVSVEDLIRGVAIQSGNDATIVLAEGLAGTEEAFATMMNEEAKRMGMMNSNFTNASGWPDPNHYSTARDLAILAVDTIRNYPEYYPYYAELEYTYHNIRQANRNPILTQNLGADGIKTGHTEEAGYGLMASAVRDGRRIVLVINGLDSMAARAQESARLVAWAQSTFENVSLFKAGDVVEEAEVVMGQAATVPLVVEENIKITLKKAMRNDLKVSVLYKGPLQAPVKKGDVVGALKIEAPGLHPFEVPLVAGADVAELGLFAKTIEKAKVMIGQKKVSVPAQPDPVVKSAAEPVAQ
- a CDS encoding septal ring lytic transglycosylase RlpA family protein yields the protein MKKFFLLAVASLLLSACTEMEYASHLTKQAMGPDGQYASNSGGSIGQTKLPDGKTHEGLYKVGKPYKIEGQWYYPKETYSHVETGIASWYGPGFDGKRTASGEIFNSDELTAAHRTLQMPSLVRVTNLDNGKSVIVRVNDRGPYKRGRVIDLSKRAADLLGFRNLGTAKVKIELLPEESLVAANMAKQGQSTKGIEMAANNGKLSAPTAQRGSVQTASLNNDTSIVGRPASVESEVLPPGHTDATGRYLPDPIVTQMPVTRTGIYVQAGAFTVRENAENLKNTLGSLGSVSVHTAQVKGQQFYRVRIGPVADVTAADKMLNTVVGMGHNNALIVVD
- a CDS encoding DNA polymerase III subunit delta' is translated as MMFDDFDDLDDLQDDDGASASDGAEGIELPEPRLNMECFGHDDIERQLLELFNAGRMPHGLVFAGPKGIGKATFAYRLARFLLKHGKADAVDAGPSLFGDPLPATPVVHETMTVDAEDQTVRLIASGGHPDLLTIERAIDEKTGARKEGVSVDDARKVTPFLRMTASMGGWRVVILDDADTMNRNSQNAILKILEEPPSNTVLILIAHRPGALIPTIRSRTRFIEFNTLDDALMARLLTRVKPDIRSDECDVLCAIAQGSIGQALNLMDEEGLKAMDRLVAVLQNWPNLDWKDIHHVADYFGQKGQENAQQSFQDILLWIVSTMVKARARGVKGEGGLPRALSAPVFGQILRHYNVEQWVGIYDALLNHFATVKYGTLDRRYAAFGAFSILSGAEQK
- a CDS encoding MBL fold metallo-hydrolase, which produces MSRKVKLTILGCGNSAGVPEIGNYWGACDPNEPRNRRTRASIALQDEKTTFIVDTGPDFRDQLNRENITHVDGIFYTHAHSDHIGGIDELRVFSKRTKSMIPLYGDQKTIDEIRYRFEYMFNDIDDGLYPAVCSTHAFHDHEYGQIKHFGTIPAIPFVQDHGYRESLGIRVGDLAYSTDMVNLNDAALETLKGVRVWIADAAGYKMPKNYVHATLEQIFKLNETIRAEQVYITHMAAFMDYKTLCDELPSGYAPAYDGLTLETTVD
- a CDS encoding EAL domain-containing protein encodes the protein MNKNRTALFQDLIAATRMGLDMKHAAGVVSDDDARIAGTLLSALAAGRYHFIAETWHNNHDEHADLVTYPAELLLRAYTAEGTAIKPLEPITILSQSGLQSNFDQALILAGLDQALAQGLNPVSINTSARNVSNASFWYDVCDMLCDDFTPGEIHGQLTLEVTEDDLADSPCRDILLAMKRQFGCTFAIDDFYHDYVESNGHHGIGSRDWLRLDNLRDIVDYVKIDGVTVEAALDQRNPFNLGDLVDRIKHIVPNVKIVLERVKNADQAHAFNTVSDAVQGLYLTHDRDAFRRELFIAARNFPPRPENL
- the metG gene encoding methionine--tRNA ligase, with the translated sequence MSKNFYITTAIAYANGAPHLGHAYEAILTDVMARFKRLDGYNTFFMTGMDEHGEKVATTAEKNGMSPRAFTDTIAEKFTALDDRMNVSYDRFIRTTEEAHYKASQTLWEEIAKNGDIYVDAYAGWYSVRDEAYFGEDELTTDGSGKKFAPSGAEVVWKEEPSYFFRLSAYTQKLLDLYEQHPDFIEPASRRNEILAFVKQEGGLKDLSISRTTFDWGVPVPNDPKHVMYVWLDALTNYITGIGYPDTNSENYKNFWPADVHVIGKDITRFHAIYWPAFLMAAKLPLPKKIFAHGFINIDGQKMSKSLGNVVSPGELLDMYGVDQTRYFLMREIPHGQDGNFSHEQAVLRINSDLANSLGNLAQRTLSQIAKNCGGAVPAPGPLTDEDRALLESAQAKMIESVRDEFEKFHIHRAIEDIMRVAYDANAYIDKQAPWALKKTDVPRMETVLYVLAEVIRCLAIIMQPITPESAAKMLDQLSVPADARGFDTLNAAHAIKAGTVLPTPTGVFPRMATETETAKQANA
- the tmk gene encoding dTMP kinase, whose amino-acid sequence is MTRGLFITLEGGEGSGKSTQIRLLAEHLTSLGHDVITTREPGGTPEAEKIRHLLVHRDGGNWTPIAETFLLFAARSMHTETLIKPALAAGKIVISDRFADSTRAYQAYAGGLPLDTVEQINTLALGNFKPDLTLILDMPAADGLARAGKRLSDDNSGEDRFEKKGITFHEKLRDGYLAIAKAEPNRCIIINAAQDIQSVAAAIASCVTQKVAA
- a CDS encoding TatD family hydrolase produces the protein MYIDSHCHLNHNRLLNIGGPDQVIANANAAGVDGMLSICCRISDEFPQILDLVSDRKNIWCTIATHPHEASDPAEKAVTQSDLVAMAKSHPKIIGIGESGLDYFYEHATREDQQDSFRKHLRACIETNLPVVVHARDADDDIIRIIREEGAGTNLTGVMHCFSSSRKMGEEALECGFYISFSGIVTFNKSQELRDFARDVPLDRILIETDAPYLAPEPFRGKINEPALVVHTARAVADTHKISAKDLAAKSRENFFRLFPRALDTFIADGEAA